A section of the Triticum dicoccoides isolate Atlit2015 ecotype Zavitan chromosome 7A, WEW_v2.0, whole genome shotgun sequence genome encodes:
- the LOC119331889 gene encoding uncharacterized protein LOC119331889, whose product MWGWRSAARMPRSSFPCGSLVRLIRHRPHGIQGTPGGVQHVGELDDNCYRGNEVKLYEHQVDTLFAMFRHKKPDINYYVCTINKTFAKPGQRMYFQVNYTEENLLDYIDPNNDTLMVRLADGHLLAKCRIMVATDKRATITINWSEFRRRANIREGDICAFCFRITSKRRLVLTVHRL is encoded by the exons ATGTGGGGATGGCGCTCCGCGGCCAGGATGCCGCGTTCGTCCTTCCCATGCGGTTCCCTTGTACGCCTTATTCGTCATCGACCGCATGGTATACAAG GAACACCTGGCGGTGTCCAGCACGTTGGTGAGCTTGACGACAACTGTTACCGGGGCAATGAGGTGAAGCTCTATGAGCACCAAGTAGACACTCTCTTTGCTATGTTTCGGCACAAAAAGCCGGACATCAACTACTATGTGTGCACAATCAACAAGACCTTTGCCAAACCAGGCCAGCGCATG TATTTTCAGGTTAACTATACTGAAGAGAACCTGCTCGACTACATTGATCCAAACAATGATACACTCATGGTCAGACTTGCAGATGGCCATCTGCTCGCCAAGTGTCGCATCATGGTAGCAACTGACAAGAGGGCCACTATAACCATCAACTGGTCTGAGTTTCGTCGCCGCGCCAACATTCGTGAAGGAGACATCTGTGCATTTTGTTTCAGGATTACTTCAAAGCGTCGCCTGGTTCTCACCGTGCACCGCCTCTAG